AATCCATTTCAATGGAACCGAACTCTGAAACAATAGAAATCGTTCCGGCTGGTGAATTTCAATACACCTCAGCAATACCGGACATCATCGGCAATGTTTATATAGTAGGAAAATTTACTAATCAAAGTGGTCACCAATTACTTATGCCTAAATTTACGGTGGATCTGCTAAACGAAGAAGGGGCAAGTGTGGGATCTAATTTCGGATACGCAGAAAAAAATGTGGTCTCCGATGGAGAGGCCGTGATTTTCCAAGTATTAGTCGAAAAAGCTCCCAGTTATAGCAAGTTTGACATCAACGTATCGGCAGCTACCATTCCAAACACGACTAGTCAACCAACACTTTCATTAAAACAAATTGATTTCAAACGAAACCAATATAAGGAAATTATACTCACAGGAAAAATTCAAAATAAAGGCAACTCAACCACTAACTTTACTAGGATTACTTGCCTTCTTATTAACAAAGAAGAAAAAACATTCGATTATGGCACTATCAGTTTAGAAAAGGAAGATTTTTTACCAAAGGAATCTCAGTATTTTGAAATTATTTTTCCGAGAGCCAAGCAGGTTCCCAGCTCTTACTATTGTGAAACAGATGCAATCCTAAAAGAGAACACAAGCAATTAACTCTTTAAAAAACAGTATTTGGTAAGGCCAAGAAATCAAAATGGAAAAATCCTTTCAAAATATCCACTCATATAAAAATAGTTTTAAACCTTGGCAATTATAATCGAAATCAAGAACAATGATCTTTCTTTTGACGGTCTCAGTGGATTCCGAGAAAGAATTATGTCTACTGTTAGAAATACCAAGGAAGATATTGTTTTAGACTTCACGGATATTTCCCTATCTTTGGACAGTGCCACGATTGGCGAACTCATGAAGTTTCATTCTGCGTTGGAATCACAACACTTGCAATTGCAGATCCGAGGAGTAAACAAACTCATACGTACCGTTTTTCGTTTGA
The sequence above is drawn from the Leptospira sp. WS4.C2 genome and encodes:
- a CDS encoding FxLYD domain-containing protein; the protein is MVDLPPPKVYGTSKDKSETSSFGNWKNLISAIVVAWIVLGSSAFTYYQKLQSNLNLSQEEEVESISMEPNSETIEIVPAGEFQYTSAIPDIIGNVYIVGKFTNQSGHQLLMPKFTVDLLNEEGASVGSNFGYAEKNVVSDGEAVIFQVLVEKAPSYSKFDINVSAATIPNTTSQPTLSLKQIDFKRNQYKEIILTGKIQNKGNSTTNFTRITCLLINKEEKTFDYGTISLEKEDFLPKESQYFEIIFPRAKQVPSSYYCETDAILKENTSN